From the Nostoc sp. PCC 7107 genome, the window GCTTGCACACCTAATAACGCATCCATTGATAATTCTGAGTTGCGGGTGCGATAAATTTTAGCGATCGCATTCATTCCCCGAATCCGCTTTTCTAATTCTTCTAGTTCTTCTGGTGCGACTAAATCAGTTTTATTAAGTAAAATAACGTCGGCAAAAGCAATTTGTTCTTGAGCTTCATCTGCTTCCCAGTGATGCCAAATATGCTTGGCATCAACTACCGTCACCACTGCATCTAGCGACAGTTGATTTTGCATATCTTCATCGACAAAAAATGTCTGAATCACTGGTGCAGGATCGGCCAAACCAGTAGTTTCAATTACTAAATGGTCAAACTTATCACGTCGCTTCATCAAATTACCGATGATGCGAATTAAGTCGCCGCGGACTGTACAACAGATGCAGCCATTATTCATCTCAAATATTTCCTCATCGGCATCAATAACCAATTGATTATCAATGCCTACTTCCCCAAATTCATTCACAATCACAGCAACTTTTTTACCGTGTTCGTAAGTGAGAATGTGATTGAGTAGAGTTGTTTTACCTGCGCCTAAATAGCCAGTCAAAACCGTAACGGGAACTGTATCTGTTATTACATCAGCCACCATATTATCAAAACCTCTTGTCTCATCTGAATGATAATCTCAACCATGATAAGCGGTTTTGGATTTTTGTGTGAATTTGCGGATAATCCACACTGTTCTGGAATTAACAACTATCTTGAGTAAGACTTAACAAAACAAATTTAACTTTTAAAGTCATGAAAAACTAACCAATTTTCTGTGCCTAGTTAGTTTTTTTGCCAAGATACAATCGGTTATCGCGTGTGGAACTTGGAGAAGAAATCATTATTTCCAACCGAGGCGTTCCCGTGGCCAAGCTGGTTCCGCTTCGTACCTCATCCAATCGGCAAACTAGTTTAGGTTTGGATAAAGAGCGTTTTATTGTGCCAGAAGACTTTAACGCTCCTTT encodes:
- a CDS encoding type II toxin-antitoxin system Phd/YefM family antitoxin, with translation MPRYNRLSRVELGEEIIISNRGVPVAKLVPLRTSSNRQTSLGLDKERFIVPEDFNAPLPEEILAAFEGSEA
- a CDS encoding GTP-binding protein — its product is MVADVITDTVPVTVLTGYLGAGKTTLLNHILTYEHGKKVAVIVNEFGEVGIDNQLVIDADEEIFEMNNGCICCTVRGDLIRIIGNLMKRRDKFDHLVIETTGLADPAPVIQTFFVDEDMQNQLSLDAVVTVVDAKHIWHHWEADEAQEQIAFADVILLNKTDLVAPEELEELEKRIRGMNAIAKIYRTRNSELSMDALLGVQAFDLNRALEIDPNFLGEDAHVHDESVYSVALVAQGALDGEKLHAWMSELLRTQGTDIFRMKGILNIAGEDNRFVFQGVHMIFDGRPDRPWKPSETRKNELVFIGRNLDEAKLKQDFLACLA